A part of Bacteroidales bacterium genomic DNA contains:
- a CDS encoding AAA family ATPase, producing MTPYKSDTEALDAFVVKYNELRKEIGKVIVGQDEVVKNVLIAIFSKGHGLLVGVPGLAKTLMVNTISRALGLTYSRIQFTPDLMPSDIIGTEILDENRHFKFIKGPVFANIILADEINRTPPKTQSALLEAMQEKAVTVAGINHKLEEPFFVLATQNPIEQEGTYPLPEAQLDRFMFNIWLDYPSFEEEIRVVKTTTANYVADIKVILQADEIVYFQDLIRRIPVADNVYEYAVKLAARTRPGTTSAHPWANDYLTWGAGPRASQYLILGAKCHAAVNGKYSPDIEDVMAISTAILRHRIVRNYKAEAEGIKEEHIVKEFLK from the coding sequence ATGACCCCATATAAATCAGATACAGAAGCCCTGGATGCCTTCGTTGTAAAATACAACGAACTAAGGAAGGAGATCGGCAAAGTGATTGTCGGGCAGGATGAAGTTGTAAAAAACGTCCTGATTGCTATTTTCAGCAAAGGACATGGCTTGCTTGTAGGGGTTCCGGGTCTGGCAAAGACTCTCATGGTAAATACGATCAGCCGTGCACTGGGACTTACCTATAGCCGTATACAGTTTACGCCCGACTTAATGCCCAGTGATATCATTGGAACGGAAATCCTCGATGAAAACCGTCATTTTAAATTCATCAAGGGTCCTGTTTTTGCCAATATTATCCTCGCTGATGAAATCAACCGCACTCCGCCCAAAACACAGAGTGCATTGTTGGAGGCCATGCAGGAAAAAGCTGTAACAGTTGCAGGGATCAACCATAAACTTGAAGAGCCTTTTTTTGTATTGGCAACACAAAACCCAATTGAGCAGGAAGGCACCTATCCCCTTCCTGAAGCCCAGCTTGACCGATTCATGTTCAATATCTGGCTGGATTATCCTTCCTTTGAAGAAGAAATCAGGGTGGTGAAAACTACAACAGCCAATTATGTAGCAGATATAAAAGTGATTCTGCAGGCTGATGAAATTGTATACTTCCAGGATCTGATCCGCAGAATTCCTGTTGCTGACAATGTTTACGAATATGCTGTAAAACTGGCTGCCAGGACACGTCCTGGTACTACAAGTGCACATCCCTGGGCAAATGATTACCTCACATGGGGCGCCGGTCCACGTGCCTCCCAATACCTGATCCTGGGCGCAAAATGCCATGCTGCAGTTAATGGTAAATACTCCCCGGATATTGAAGATGTTATGGCTATTTCTACCGCTATATTAAGACATCGTATTGTCCGCAATTACAAAGCGGAAGCCGAAGGAATCAAAGAAGAACATATTGTAAAAGAGTTTCTGAAATAG